One window of Candidatus Acidulodesulfobacterium ferriphilum genomic DNA carries:
- a CDS encoding glycosyltransferase family 2 protein translates to MKLYKGKISILMPAYNEGDRIFGNLLKAWQTFKKFRFPFEILVIDDGSKDNTKDEIKRAGSIHSEIKLVENKTNIGKGSALKNGFLNASGDIIVFLDSDLEIAPFQVGNLLKAMRDNDSEIAIGSKRHKESNLVYPFSRKILSTGYYVIIKLLFNLPVKDTQSGIKAFRRDVLDKIFPKILCKKYAFDVEILANAVRRGYKITEVPIKIVFSRKNNIGRIKIKDILDIWTDTMAIWYRMKLIKYYDK, encoded by the coding sequence GTGAAACTATATAAAGGGAAAATATCTATATTAATGCCCGCTTATAACGAGGGCGACAGGATTTTCGGCAACCTTTTAAAGGCGTGGCAAACATTTAAAAAGTTCAGATTTCCGTTTGAAATCTTGGTTATAGACGATGGAAGCAAGGATAATACCAAAGACGAAATAAAAAGAGCAGGTTCTATCCATTCAGAGATAAAACTTGTGGAAAATAAAACGAATATAGGCAAGGGTTCTGCTTTAAAAAACGGATTTTTAAATGCGTCCGGAGATATAATCGTATTCCTGGACAGCGACCTTGAAATCGCCCCGTTTCAGGTCGGAAATTTATTGAAGGCGATGAGGGATAACGATTCGGAGATTGCTATAGGTTCTAAACGGCATAAGGAGTCCAATTTGGTCTATCCTTTTTCGAGGAAGATATTAAGTACCGGCTATTACGTTATCATAAAGTTATTATTTAATCTGCCCGTTAAAGACACGCAGTCCGGCATTAAAGCATTCAGGCGCGATGTTCTCGATAAAATATTTCCAAAGATATTGTGCAAAAAATATGCCTTTGATGTGGAAATACTTGCAAATGCGGTTCGCAGAGGATACAAAATAACAGAAGTTCCAATAAAAATTGTTTTTTCAAGAAAAAATAATATTGGACGTATTAAAATAAAGGATATACTGGATATCTGGACAGACACCATGGCTATATGGTACAGAATGAAGTTAATAAAATATTATGATAAATAA
- a CDS encoding glycosyltransferase, which produces MKNNAFVSIIIPLVGINDYFLESYPHLLALDYKDYEIIVLPDEPVPEDFQGIKIISTGRVSPAIKRDIGAENANGELLFFLDDDSYPEKDWISKALPYFNDPSVAAVGGPAITPPDDNFLQKVSGAVFLTKVGGGIPERYYPKGGIKEIDDWPSVNLIVRKEMFMKVGGFKSEYWPGEDTKICLEIIKEGGTILYAPDVAVWHHRRPGLLRHLKQIGNYGLHRGFFAKRYPETSFKLLYFIPVFFVLYLCLFIVSLFFFSGLAYYLAFGFVLYAGALIYAFFDINGKVKDFKISLVSLYYIVLTHIWYGLRFFYGFVFVKELKSKLR; this is translated from the coding sequence ATGAAAAACAATGCGTTTGTTTCAATCATAATTCCGCTTGTCGGCATAAATGACTATTTTTTGGAATCTTACCCGCATTTGCTTGCTCTCGATTACAAAGACTATGAAATAATTGTTTTGCCGGACGAGCCTGTTCCAGAGGATTTTCAAGGTATAAAAATAATTTCCACCGGCAGAGTTTCTCCCGCGATAAAAAGGGATATAGGCGCCGAAAATGCTAATGGAGAACTTTTATTTTTCCTTGACGACGATTCTTATCCAGAAAAAGACTGGATAAGCAAAGCCCTGCCTTATTTTAACGACCCATCCGTTGCGGCTGTGGGCGGTCCTGCAATAACGCCTCCCGACGACAACTTTCTTCAAAAAGTGTCAGGAGCGGTTTTCTTAACAAAGGTGGGCGGGGGTATTCCCGAAAGATATTATCCTAAAGGTGGAATTAAAGAAATTGACGACTGGCCGTCCGTTAACCTCATCGTCAGAAAGGAAATGTTTATGAAAGTAGGCGGATTTAAATCGGAATACTGGCCGGGCGAAGATACAAAGATCTGTCTAGAGATAATAAAGGAAGGCGGCACGATATTATATGCTCCGGATGTTGCGGTATGGCATCACAGGAGGCCCGGTTTATTGCGCCATTTGAAGCAGATCGGCAATTACGGACTTCACAGGGGTTTTTTTGCAAAAAGATACCCCGAAACATCCTTTAAACTCTTATATTTCATTCCGGTATTTTTTGTGCTATACTTATGTTTGTTTATTGTTTCCCTGTTTTTCTTTAGCGGATTAGCATATTATTTGGCTTTCGGCTTTGTTTTATATGCAGGGGCATTAATATACGCTTTCTTTGATATTAACGGAAAAGTGAAGGATTTTAAAATATCGCTGGTATCACTTTATTATATTGTTTTGACGCATATCTGGTACGGCCTAAGATTTTTTTACGGCTTTGTATTTGTGAAAGAACTTAAAAGCAAGCTAAGGTAA
- a CDS encoding radical SAM protein — protein MKISISFPPLESEKGVPLLTQNRQFQWFKDPTFIYPVIPAYAATLLNKNGFDVIWDDGIAEGLSYNEWLLRLKNEKPDVVAIETKTPVVKRHWKIISDIKRLYESNSPKVVLMGDHVTALPEESLLNSEADFIITGGDYDFSLYGLCSYLNLSKHSALESLKTSGIYYKDNGKILNTGRFELNNDLNDLPYIDRKLTKWHLYAYKNGNFKYTPGTYVMAGRDCWYGRCSFCSWTTLFPGAKFRSVYPERHLDEIGKLIEELKVKEIFDDSGCFPAGDWLKEFCNGMIERGYNKKVVMGCNMRVGALKQEDWNLLKRAGFRFILIGLESMTQTTLDKLNKGIKVSDIEETVKTAKKAGLEPHITTMVGYPWETKEEALKTIDFAKYLFKKGYLDSLQATIVIPYPGTPLFVEARKEGWLLTEDWDRYDMKESVWKSPVDNNDVLKFTQGLYSAALNPAFIARKVISIRNAEDLKFMLRAGKKVAAHFMDFGKSRK, from the coding sequence ATGAAAATTTCGATATCGTTTCCGCCGTTAGAATCAGAAAAGGGTGTTCCTCTTTTAACTCAAAACCGGCAATTTCAGTGGTTTAAAGACCCTACATTTATTTATCCTGTTATCCCGGCTTATGCAGCTACATTATTAAATAAAAACGGTTTCGATGTCATATGGGACGACGGCATAGCCGAAGGGCTTTCGTATAATGAATGGCTTTTAAGGCTGAAAAATGAAAAACCCGATGTAGTTGCTATAGAAACAAAGACACCTGTCGTCAAAAGACACTGGAAAATAATATCCGATATAAAACGACTTTACGAAAGTAATTCTCCTAAAGTCGTTTTAATGGGGGACCATGTTACCGCTCTTCCTGAAGAATCCCTTTTAAATTCGGAAGCCGATTTCATAATTACGGGAGGAGACTACGATTTTTCGCTTTACGGTTTATGTTCTTATTTAAATTTATCAAAACATTCAGCTTTAGAATCATTAAAAACTTCAGGCATATATTACAAAGACAACGGAAAAATACTTAATACCGGCAGGTTTGAGCTTAATAACGACCTTAACGACCTGCCTTACATAGATAGAAAGTTAACCAAATGGCATTTGTACGCTTATAAGAACGGAAATTTCAAATATACCCCCGGCACATATGTAATGGCTGGAAGGGACTGCTGGTACGGAAGATGTAGTTTTTGTTCATGGACGACCTTATTTCCCGGTGCAAAATTCAGGTCCGTATATCCCGAAAGACACCTTGATGAAATAGGAAAACTCATAGAGGAGTTAAAAGTTAAAGAGATATTCGACGACAGCGGCTGTTTTCCGGCGGGAGACTGGCTTAAAGAATTTTGCAACGGAATGATAGAAAGAGGATATAATAAAAAAGTCGTAATGGGCTGTAATATGAGGGTAGGGGCTTTAAAGCAGGAAGATTGGAACCTGTTAAAAAGGGCCGGTTTCAGGTTTATCCTTATCGGTCTTGAGTCTATGACGCAAACTACACTCGATAAGCTCAACAAGGGCATAAAAGTATCCGATATAGAAGAAACTGTTAAGACGGCTAAAAAGGCGGGATTGGAACCACATATTACTACAATGGTCGGTTATCCGTGGGAAACCAAAGAAGAAGCTTTAAAAACTATTGATTTTGCAAAATATTTGTTTAAAAAAGGTTATCTCGACTCGCTTCAGGCTACTATCGTTATTCCGTATCCAGGCACCCCTTTGTTTGTTGAAGCAAGGAAAGAAGGTTGGCTATTAACGGAAGATTGGGATAGGTACGATATGAAAGAGTCCGTCTGGAAAAGTCCCGTGGATAATAATGATGTCTTAAAATTCACGCAGGGTTTGTATTCGGCAGCGTTAAATCCGGCATTTATAGCCCGAAAAGTAATTTCCATAAGAAATGCGGAAGACCTGAAGTTCATGTTGAGGGCAGGCAAGAAAGTTGCGGCGCATTTTATGGATTTCGGTAAGAGCAGAAAGTGA
- a CDS encoding B12-binding domain-containing radical SAM protein, translating to MVKNKKLLLISLRDPFLDSDRVMPPIGVMSLQSYMLSLGFDSKIENDFDLYNIDKYHEYTHFAISCMTPQKKQAYSILNIIKLRFNDKSVIIGGPHTQYYLEDCVKEPFDYIIVGDGEYSLRAVIEGKASQRILNIPITSAEMNKLPVPYREPEFLKQYNFNIQGINASTILTAKGCPMSCAFCEDAGTKVRLYNPENIDIQIKDVLNAGFKGIMFFDDIFAISKKRIKDLVYVIGRYNISFRCFGHAKSMTDEMAKLLSDSGCIEVGFGAESGSQRILSAINKRTTVEENIKFIEICNKYGIRVKAFIIIGLPGEDFTTIEETKKFLDILLSNKFTNKFGKEVTNDFDITVYFPYKGTKIRSAMDKNSGEYDIYFSQNPDDLQGFYKGRGGSTEISVRTSLLDSGLIQKTQKELLTEYKRKVINH from the coding sequence ATGGTTAAAAATAAAAAACTTCTTTTAATATCCTTAAGAGACCCATTTCTTGATTCAGACAGGGTAATGCCGCCTATCGGAGTAATGTCTTTGCAATCTTATATGCTATCCTTAGGATTTGATTCTAAAATAGAAAATGATTTCGATTTGTATAATATAGACAAATATCATGAGTATACCCATTTTGCAATATCATGCATGACTCCTCAGAAAAAACAGGCATATAGCATTCTAAATATAATCAAGTTAAGATTTAACGATAAGAGTGTGATAATTGGTGGGCCTCATACGCAGTATTATTTAGAAGATTGCGTAAAAGAACCGTTTGATTATATAATAGTCGGGGATGGCGAATATTCTCTTAGAGCGGTAATAGAAGGTAAAGCAAGTCAAAGAATACTTAATATACCTATAACATCGGCTGAAATGAATAAACTGCCTGTTCCATACAGAGAACCTGAATTTTTAAAACAGTATAACTTTAATATTCAGGGAATCAATGCCTCTACTATTCTGACCGCGAAAGGTTGCCCAATGTCATGTGCTTTCTGTGAAGATGCCGGGACCAAGGTAAGGCTTTATAATCCAGAAAACATAGATATCCAAATAAAGGATGTACTAAATGCAGGGTTTAAGGGGATTATGTTTTTTGACGATATATTTGCGATTTCAAAAAAAAGGATTAAAGATTTAGTATATGTAATTGGAAGATATAATATTTCCTTTAGATGTTTCGGACACGCGAAAAGCATGACCGATGAAATGGCCAAATTACTTTCTGATAGCGGTTGTATTGAGGTAGGATTCGGAGCAGAATCCGGTTCTCAACGCATTTTAAGTGCAATAAATAAAAGAACCACAGTTGAGGAAAACATTAAGTTTATTGAAATCTGCAACAAATACGGGATTAGGGTAAAGGCTTTTATAATTATAGGACTCCCTGGAGAGGATTTTACTACCATAGAAGAAACAAAAAAATTTCTTGACATACTCTTGTCTAATAAATTTACGAATAAATTCGGAAAAGAGGTTACGAACGATTTCGATATAACGGTATATTTTCCCTACAAAGGGACAAAAATCAGAAGCGCTATGGATAAAAATTCTGGAGAATATGATATTTATTTTTCTCAGAATCCCGACGATTTGCAGGGTTTTTATAAAGGAAGAGGGGGAAGTACCGAGATTTCTGTGAGGACTTCTTTGTTAGACTCTGGTCTTATCCAAAAAACGCAGAAAGAATTGTTAACAGAGTATAAGCGTAAGGTCATTAACCATTAA
- a CDS encoding glycosyltransferase family 2 protein gives MEKSLVSVIIATKNEGNNIENCLKSIVFQTYKNIEIIVVDNNSTDDTKEIARKYTDIVLNREPKRSIQSNYAVDISSGKYIFHADADMVLAPKLINSCIQNALKYQDVIGFYVSEIVLGKSYWSKVRRFERGFYDGTAIDAVRFFHKDAFVKINGYDEEMLWGPDDWDLNRRLSEVGKLKIISDSESLAKTDNAYNNIENLTKWHNAFDRFLEERGVTNAALSEGSILFHNESEFNLKKYMTKKRVYSKSFSQYISKWGINDPIIKKQFGILYRYFSVFIENGKWKKLIKHPLLTSGMYFLRINVGLLYLKTKWPLN, from the coding sequence ATGGAAAAGAGTCTTGTTTCTGTCATAATAGCGACAAAAAATGAAGGGAATAATATTGAGAATTGTCTTAAGTCGATAGTATTTCAAACATACAAAAATATCGAAATAATTGTGGTTGACAACAACTCAACCGACGACACAAAGGAGATAGCAAGAAAATATACAGATATTGTATTAAATAGGGAACCCAAAAGATCAATTCAAAGTAATTATGCCGTCGATATTTCAAGCGGCAAATATATTTTTCATGCGGACGCAGATATGGTTCTCGCCCCGAAGCTTATTAATTCTTGCATTCAAAACGCCCTTAAGTATCAAGATGTTATAGGTTTCTATGTTTCTGAAATAGTGCTTGGAAAATCGTATTGGAGCAAGGTAAGACGGTTTGAAAGAGGGTTTTATGATGGAACGGCCATAGACGCCGTTAGATTTTTTCACAAAGATGCATTTGTAAAAATAAATGGATATGACGAAGAAATGTTATGGGGGCCTGACGACTGGGATCTGAATAGAAGATTGTCCGAGGTCGGTAAATTAAAAATAATATCAGATTCCGAATCTCTTGCGAAAACGGATAACGCATATAATAATATTGAAAATTTAACGAAATGGCATAATGCTTTCGATCGCTTTTTGGAAGAAAGAGGAGTAACGAATGCTGCTCTATCTGAGGGGAGCATTTTATTTCATAACGAAAGCGAGTTTAATCTTAAAAAATATATGACAAAAAAAAGGGTCTATTCTAAAAGTTTCAGCCAATACATAAGTAAATGGGGAATTAACGATCCTATCATTAAAAAACAGTTTGGGATATTGTATAGGTATTTTAGCGTGTTTATCGAGAACGGCAAGTGGAAGAAGTTGATTAAACATCCTCTCTTAACATCGGGGATGTATTTTTTAAGGATTAATGTAGGATTATTGTATTTAAAAACCAAGTGGCCGCTAAATTAA
- a CDS encoding glycosyltransferase family 2 protein produces the protein MKIYPKINILIPTYNRANYLINAIEGALSQDYENLEVIVLDDASSDNTQEVAQNYLKDKRFKLYKNTENLGGFRSFKKLVYEYNNSDWFLFQSDDDYLTDNKYISKCVSLLNKYKEKNVVLIGSNQDHVFEDNRNIKINTCRFFYEINDGRSIFLDFYKASFPGAFSLQKTDVIKKLKCWTFEGFSSDSEAILMLCLNGYVGFLNETSGCFRFYNTSKASYMSYLNLPCHEALKIAMNNIQFIKNLYNYAKTEQIFPNKILENWREKMIIWYSRSTFFNFLHNSNSESAMLFKKEIIKKYPFVSLHKVSIISISYYLTTKNFFIRKIGYLYKYKMLNIMRLIFKKGYSGDMIK, from the coding sequence ATGAAAATTTATCCTAAAATCAATATCTTAATACCAACTTATAACCGGGCTAATTATCTGATAAATGCTATTGAAGGCGCCTTATCTCAGGATTATGAAAATCTTGAGGTAATCGTTTTAGACGATGCCTCTTCGGATAACACTCAAGAAGTGGCTCAAAATTATTTAAAAGACAAAAGATTCAAATTATATAAGAATACGGAAAATCTGGGCGGGTTCAGGAGTTTTAAAAAACTTGTGTATGAGTATAATAATTCTGATTGGTTTTTGTTTCAATCCGATGATGATTATTTAACGGATAATAAATATATTTCTAAATGCGTCTCTCTTTTAAATAAATATAAAGAGAAAAATGTGGTATTAATCGGTTCTAATCAGGATCATGTTTTTGAAGATAATAGAAATATTAAAATTAATACATGTAGATTTTTTTATGAAATTAATGATGGGAGGTCAATCTTTTTAGATTTTTATAAAGCAAGCTTTCCGGGAGCTTTTTCTTTGCAGAAAACAGATGTTATTAAAAAACTAAAATGCTGGACATTTGAAGGTTTTTCTTCCGATTCTGAAGCAATATTGATGCTATGCTTGAATGGATATGTAGGATTTTTGAATGAAACATCGGGATGTTTCAGATTTTATAATACTTCTAAAGCCTCATATATGTCATATTTAAATTTGCCTTGCCATGAAGCTTTGAAAATTGCTATGAACAACATTCAATTTATTAAAAATCTATATAATTATGCAAAAACTGAGCAAATTTTTCCTAATAAAATTTTAGAGAATTGGCGCGAAAAAATGATAATATGGTATTCGAGGTCCACTTTTTTTAACTTTTTGCATAATAGTAATAGCGAATCAGCAATGCTTTTCAAGAAAGAGATTATTAAAAAATATCCTTTTGTTTCTCTTCATAAAGTATCAATTATATCAATAAGCTATTATTTAACCACAAAAAACTTTTTTATCAGGAAGATAGGTTACTTGTATAAATATAAAATGCTAAATATTATGAGACTTATATTTAAAAAGGGTTATTCAGGAGATATGATTAAATAA